The Naumannella cuiyingiana DNA window CACCGAACCGCACGCTCAGGCCCCGCGCGCTGAGCGCGGGCGTGGGTCGGGTCGGCACCCGGGCAGTCTAGGTCCGGCGGGTGGGTTCGGGCATCTCGCGCCGGTCCGCCCGGGCGCGCTCGCGCAGGGACGGCGCCGCCAGCGCGGCGGCCACGATCAGCACCAGCACGACCAGCAGCGTGTGCAGGATCCCGATGTGGTCGCCCAGGAAGCCGAGCAGGGGCGGGAAGGCCAGGAAGGCGAGATAGCCGATGGTGGCAACGGCGCTGACCCGCGCCGCCCCGTTGCGCGGGTCGTCCGCGGCGGCCGACATGCCGAGCGGGAAGCCCAGCGAGGCGCCGACGCCCCACAGCGCCGCGCCCCCGTACAGGGCCACCGGGTGCGGCACGAAGATCACCGCGACCAGCCCGACGGCCGCGATGATCGCGGTGGCGAGCACGGTCCGGACCCGACCGATCCGGTCGACGACGCGGACGCCGGCGATCCGCCCGACCGTCATCGCGGTCAGGAAGATGCCGAGCACGACCGCGCCCTGGGCGTCGGTCATCCCGCGGCCGTCGACGGCGGCCAGCGCGAGCCAGTCGTTCGCGGCGCCCTCGGTCAGCGCCATGCCGAGCACCACCAGACCGATCGCCCACGTCGCCGGATGGCGCCAGACCGCCATCCGTTCGCCGAAGCTCGGCTCGGGCTCGTCGTCGTCCGTCGGCTTGGCCGCGAGCGGGATCCGCACGGTGGTGGCGGCGATCGCCGCGGTCAGCAGTGCCGCGAACACGGCCTGCGGCGCGATCGGTACGCCGAGCGCGGCGGCGAGCGCCCCGACCCCGGCGCCGGCCATCGTGCCGAAGCTGAAGGCGGCGTGGAACAGCGGCATCACCGTCTTGCCGAGGTCGCGCTCGGCGGCCGCGCCGGAGAAGTTCATCGCGACATCGGTCGAGCCCATGCCGAGGCCGGCCACCACCAGGCCGGCGACGATCAGCGGCGCGTTCGGGGCCAGCGTGCCGAGCCCGGCGATCAACATCCCGCCGGCGAGCATCAGCAGGCCGGTGCGGATGGTGGCGCGGGCGCCGAAGCGGGCGATCACGTGCGAGGAGAAGGACAGGCTGACGATCGAGCCGACGCTGAAGGTGAAGACCAGCAGGCCCATCTGTCCGGTGCTGGCGCCGAGGTCGTCGCGCAGCCGCGGGATCCGCGACATCCAGCTCGCGACGGCGTACCCGGTGGCGAAGAAGATCGCGAAGATCGCGTTCCGCCAGCGCAGCAGCTCGCGGGAGGGGGAGGTGGTGGTGCTCACGGGTACGCCCTTCGACGCGTATCGAATCGTTTCGAGCGTCAATCTAGCAAGCGCGGCCGGCCGCTGGCAATCGCGCGCTGCCCGGTCAGGCCACCGGTGCGCGGTTGCGGTCCACGGCGACCGTCACGCCGTTCGCGCGCAGTCGTTCGATCAACGGATCCGGCCCCTCGGCCGGGTCGCTGGCGTAGGCCAGCTCGGATGCGGTCACCGGCAGCACGGCCAGATAGCCCACCCCGCCGGGTTCGCCGTCGGCCAGCTCCTCGGGCAGACCCAGGGGCGGGCCGATCAGCGCGCCGACGAATGCGACGTCCTCGGCGAACGGCAGGGCGGGATTCCCGTTGGGAACGGTGTGGCCCCGGCCCAGCCAGGTCCCGCTCTCGTGCGGATGGTGAGCCAGGGCGGACAACAGGTGGAGCGGCCAGGAGTGGCGCGGCTGGCCGAGTTCGGTCAGCGCGGTGAACTGGCCGTTGCTCCGCGCGAGACCCGGCCAGTCGGCGGGCACCGCGATGATCAACTCCAGCCTGGCGACGCCGCTGTGGCCCGGCGGCACGGGCATCGGGCGCTCCGACATGCCGGAGGTGACCAGGACGACGTGCGGCGTGTGGTCATTGGGGCCGAAGGCGTAGATGTCGATCGCGCCGCCGTGTTCGGCGCGCTCGTGCAGCACCGTGTACTCGCCCAGGTGGCGGGCGAGATGGATCTCGCGCGCGGCCGCCATCGCCTCCTGCTCCGGGGTGGGGGGATCGGTCCGGTCTGCGGTCATCATCGACCTCCTGGGCGGGCGTGGGCTCGGCGATGTGACGAGCCTAACGTCGCGCGGTGCCGCGCCCCGACACAGCGGCCGATCGGGTTAGGGGTCCCTTGGTTGATCTGTCGGGGATTAAGGCAAGAATGGCGTTGTGAAAAGTTCCGCGCGGCCGGGGGATCGCCCCGTGACGAGCCCGGGGAACCCGACCGTGCCCCCGGGGGAGACCGACGCGTCCACCCGGCGCCGCGTCGCACAGTCCATCCTCGAGCACGGCCCGTCCACCGCGGCGGAGCTGGCCACCCGGCTCAGCCTGACCCCGGCGGCGATCCGCCGGCACCTGTCCGCCCTGCTCGAGTCGGGCGACCTGGAGGCTCGTGAGCAACGGGTCCGGGGCCAGCGCGGCCGCGGCCGGCCGGCCAAGGTCTTCGCGCTGACCGACGCCGGGCGTACCGGCTTTCGGCAAAGCTACGACGACCTGGCCGTGCACGCGCTGCGGGCGCTCGCCGAACACGGCGGCGACGGCGCCGTCGCGGCGTTCGCCCGGGACCGGGTCGCCGGCGTCGAACAGCGCTATCGCGAGCAGCTCGACGCCCATCCCGAGCTCAGCCCGGGCGAGATCTTGGCCCGGGTGCTGACCGATGACGGCTACGTCGCCTCGGTCCAGCCGGCGCACGGCGGCGAGCAGTTGTGCCAGCACCACTGCCCGATCGCCCACGTCGCGGAGGAGTTCCCGCAATTGTGCGCGGCGGAGACCGAGGCCTTCGCCGACCTGCTCGGCGTCCATGTCCAGCGACTCGCGACGATCGCCGAGGGCGACGGCGTCTGCACGACCAACATCCCGGATCTCACCGATCCGGTCCCGACCACCACCCGAGCCCACCGACCCCGAGGAAGGAAGGCTGCCCGATGACGCAGCAGGAGATCACCCAGGAAGAGCACCTGGACGCCCTGGGCAAGTACCAGTGGGGCTGGCACGACGACGACGTCGCCGGCGCCTCCGCCCAGCGCGGCCTGAACGAGGCCATCGTCGCCGACATCTCGGCGAAGAAGAACGAGCCCGAGTGGATGCTCGCCCGCCGGATGAAGGGTCTGAAGCTGTTCGGCCGCAAGCCGATGCCGGCCTGGGGAGCCGAGCTGGACGACATCGACTTCGACAACATCAAGTACTTCGTCCGGTCGACCGAGAAGCAGGCCCAGTCCTGGGAGGACCTGCCGGCCGACATCAAGAACACCTACGACAAGCTCGGCATCCCGGAGGCGGAGAAGGCCCGGCTGGTCGCCGGTGTCGCCGCGCAGTACGAGTCCGAGGTCGTCTACCACCAGATCAACGAGGAGCTGGAGAAGCAGGGCGTGCTCTTCCTCGACACCGACACGGCGCTGCGCGAGCACCCGGAGCTGTTCGAGGAGTACTTCGGCACGGTGATCCCGACCGGCGACAACAAGTTCGCCGCGCTGAACACCGCGGTGTGGTCGGGCGGATCGTTCATCTACGTGCCGAAGGGCGTGCACGTGGACATCCCGCTGCAGGCGTACTTCCGGATCAACACCGAAAACATGGGCCAGTTCGAGCGGACGCTGATCATCGTCGACGAGGACGCCTACGTGCACTACGTCGAGGGCTGCACCGCGCCGATCTACAAGTCGGACTCGCTGCACTCCGCGGTCGTCGAGATCATCGTGAAGAAGGGTGCTCGCTGCCGCTACACGACCATCCAGAACTGGTCGAACAACGTCTACAACCTGGTCACCAAGCGCGCCACCTGCGAGGAGGGCGCGACGATGGAGTGGGTCGACGGCAACATCGGCTCCAAGGTCACCATGAAGTACCCGGCCGTCTACCTGATGGGCGAGCACGCCAAGGGCGAGACGCTGTCGGTGGCCTTCGCGGGCGAGGGCCAGCACCAGGACGCGGGCGCCAAGATGGTGCACTGCGCCCCGAACACCTCGTCCTCGATCATCTCCAAGTCGGTCGCGCGCGGCGGTGGGCGTACCTCCTACCGGGGCCTGGTCCAGGTCCAGGAGGGCGCCGAGCACTCCGCATCGGTGGTGAAGTGCGACGCGCTGCTGGTCGACCAGATCTCGCGCTCGGACACCTACCCCTATGTGGACGTCCGCAACGACGACGTGTCGATGGCGCACGAGGCGACGGTGTCGAAGGTCAGCGACGACCAGTTGTTCTACCTCATGTCGCGGGGCATGGAGGAGGACGAGGCGATGGCCATGATCGTCCGGGGCTTCGTCGAGCCGATCGCCAAGGAACTGCCGATGGAGTACGCCCTGGAGCTCAATCGGCTGATCGAACTGCAGATGGAAGGTGCCGTCGGGTGACCCAAGCCCTGGAGAACAAGCCCCTGGAGACGAACAACCTCGCGGGCGCGGTCGAGACCTCCGATCGGGTGGCGAGCCACCTGCATCCGGAGGGCTCGACGAATGTCGATGATCATCCCGTTCCGACCGGCCGCGAGGAGGTGTGGCGGTTCACCCCGCTGAAGCGGTTGCGCGGGCTGCACACCGACGCGCCGTTCGGTCCGGGCGCGCTCGACGTCGACATCGCCGCCGCCGAGGGCGTGACGGTGCGCGAGGTTGCCGCCGGTGACCCGGTGATCGGTTCCAGCGGCTACCTGCCGGCCGACCGGATCACCGCGCGCGCCTGGCAGGCGGCCGGTGGCGCGACCGTGATCGACATCGCCGACGAGGCGGTGGTCGAGGGCGCGACCGTGATCACCCACACCGGCACCGGTTCCGACGTCGCCGGCGCCGGGCACGTGATCATCCGAGCCGGCAAGTTCGCCAAGGCGACCGTCGTGCTGCGATTCGCCGGGTCGGCGACCGTCGCCGACGTGGTGGAGATCATCGCCGGCGACGGCGCGCAGCTCACCGTGGTGTCGGTGCAGGACTGGGCCGACGACGCGGTGCATCACTCCGCGCAGCACGCGTCGGTCGGCCGCGACGCCGAGGTCCGGCACATCGCCGTCTCCTTCGGTGGGCTGGTACGCCTGAGCGCGTCGGTCGACTACGCCGCTCCGGGCGGTTCTGCCGAGCTGCTGGGCGTCTACTTCGCCGATGCGGGCCAGCACCTGGAGCACCGGCTGTTCGTCGACCACAACCAGCCGAAGACGCGGTCGAATGTTTCCTACAAGGGCGCCCTGCAGGGCAAGGGCGCGCACACCGTGTGGATCGGCGATGTGTTGATCCGCAAGGTCGCCGAGGGCATCGAGACCTATGAGGAGAATCGCAACCTGCTGCTCACCGACGGGGCCCAGGCCGACTCGGTGCCCAACCTGGAGATCGAGACCGGCGAGATCGAGGGCGCGGGCCACGCGTCGACGACGGGCCGGTTCGACGATCAGCAGTTGTTCTACCTGCGCAGCCGCGGGATCCCCGAGGACGAGGCGCGGCGCCTGGTGGTGCATGCGTTCTTCGCCGAGATCATCCGCCGGATCGGCGTGCCCGAGGTCGAGGACCAGCTCCTCGCCGCGGTCGAGGCCGAGCTGGCAGCCCACCTGAAGTCCATCACCACCACGACGGAGTCGTAGAACATGTCAACTCTCGCGATCAAGAACCTGCACACGGTCGTCAACACCGAGTCGGGCCCGAAGGAGATCCTGAAGGGCGTCGACCTCACGGTGAACAGCGGCGAGAAGCACGCGATCATGGGCCCGAACGGGTCCGGCAAGTCCACGCTGGCCTATGCCATCGCGGGCCACCCGAAGTACGAGATCACCGACGGCTCGGTGACGCTGGACGGCGAGGACATCTTGTCGATGAGCGTCGACGAGCGGGCGCGGGCCGGGCTGTTCCTGGCGATGCAGTACCCGGTGGAGGTGCCGGGCATCTCCGTGGCGAACTTCCTGCGTACCGCCAAGACCGCCGTCTCCGGCGAGGCGCCGAAGGTCCGTACCTGGGTGAAGGACGTCAACGAGGCGATGGCCCAGATGAACCTGGACGCCAGCTTCGCCCAGCGCTCGGTCAACGACGGCTTCTCCGGCGGCGAGAAGAAGCGCCACGAGATCGTCCAGCTCGGGCTGCTGAACCCGAAGTTCGCGATTCTCGACGAGACGGACTCCGGTCTGGACATCGACGCGCTGCGGATCGTCTCCGAGGGCGTGAACCGCTATACCGACCAGGGTGATCGCGGACTGTTGTTGATCACCCACTACACGCGGATCCTGCGCTACATCAAGCCCGACTTCGTGCATGTCTTCGTCGACGGCAAGATCGCCGAGGAGGGTGGGCCGGAGCTCGCGGAGCGCCTCGAGGACGAGGGCTACGACCGGTTCGTGAAGGCCGCGGCGAACTGATCATGGCCTACGACCCGGAGGTTGCCCGCAAGGACTTCCCGATCCTGCAGCGCACGGTCGGTGATCATCCGCTGGTCTACCTGGACTCGGCGAACACCTCGCAGAAACCTCAGGTCGTGATCGATGCCATTGCCGAGCACTATGCCGAGCACAACGCCAATGTGGCGCGCGCGATGCACATGCTCGGCGCGGAGGCGACCGAGGCCTACGAGGGCGGCCGGGCCAAGGTGGCCGACTTCGTGGGCGCGGCGCGGCCGGAGGAGCTGGTCTTCACCAAGAATGCCTCCGAGGCGCTGAACCTCGCCGCGCACACCCTCGGCTCCCGGCTCGGTCCCGGCGACGAGGTCGTCGTGTCGGTGATGGAGCACCACTCCAACATCGTTCCGTGGCAGTTGATGTGTGAGCGGACCGGCGCGAAA harbors:
- a CDS encoding helix-turn-helix domain-containing protein; this translates as MTSPGNPTVPPGETDASTRRRVAQSILEHGPSTAAELATRLSLTPAAIRRHLSALLESGDLEAREQRVRGQRGRGRPAKVFALTDAGRTGFRQSYDDLAVHALRALAEHGGDGAVAAFARDRVAGVEQRYREQLDAHPELSPGEILARVLTDDGYVASVQPAHGGEQLCQHHCPIAHVAEEFPQLCAAETEAFADLLGVHVQRLATIAEGDGVCTTNIPDLTDPVPTTTRAHRPRGRKAAR
- a CDS encoding suppressor of fused domain protein, with the translated sequence MMTADRTDPPTPEQEAMAAAREIHLARHLGEYTVLHERAEHGGAIDIYAFGPNDHTPHVVLVTSGMSERPMPVPPGHSGVARLELIIAVPADWPGLARSNGQFTALTELGQPRHSWPLHLLSALAHHPHESGTWLGRGHTVPNGNPALPFAEDVAFVGALIGPPLGLPEELADGEPGGVGYLAVLPVTASELAYASDPAEGPDPLIERLRANGVTVAVDRNRAPVA
- the sufB gene encoding Fe-S cluster assembly protein SufB; its protein translation is MTQQEITQEEHLDALGKYQWGWHDDDVAGASAQRGLNEAIVADISAKKNEPEWMLARRMKGLKLFGRKPMPAWGAELDDIDFDNIKYFVRSTEKQAQSWEDLPADIKNTYDKLGIPEAEKARLVAGVAAQYESEVVYHQINEELEKQGVLFLDTDTALREHPELFEEYFGTVIPTGDNKFAALNTAVWSGGSFIYVPKGVHVDIPLQAYFRINTENMGQFERTLIIVDEDAYVHYVEGCTAPIYKSDSLHSAVVEIIVKKGARCRYTTIQNWSNNVYNLVTKRATCEEGATMEWVDGNIGSKVTMKYPAVYLMGEHAKGETLSVAFAGEGQHQDAGAKMVHCAPNTSSSIISKSVARGGGRTSYRGLVQVQEGAEHSASVVKCDALLVDQISRSDTYPYVDVRNDDVSMAHEATVSKVSDDQLFYLMSRGMEEDEAMAMIVRGFVEPIAKELPMEYALELNRLIELQMEGAVG
- the sufC gene encoding Fe-S cluster assembly ATPase SufC, yielding MSTLAIKNLHTVVNTESGPKEILKGVDLTVNSGEKHAIMGPNGSGKSTLAYAIAGHPKYEITDGSVTLDGEDILSMSVDERARAGLFLAMQYPVEVPGISVANFLRTAKTAVSGEAPKVRTWVKDVNEAMAQMNLDASFAQRSVNDGFSGGEKKRHEIVQLGLLNPKFAILDETDSGLDIDALRIVSEGVNRYTDQGDRGLLLITHYTRILRYIKPDFVHVFVDGKIAEEGGPELAERLEDEGYDRFVKAAAN
- the sufD gene encoding Fe-S cluster assembly protein SufD — translated: MTQALENKPLETNNLAGAVETSDRVASHLHPEGSTNVDDHPVPTGREEVWRFTPLKRLRGLHTDAPFGPGALDVDIAAAEGVTVREVAAGDPVIGSSGYLPADRITARAWQAAGGATVIDIADEAVVEGATVITHTGTGSDVAGAGHVIIRAGKFAKATVVLRFAGSATVADVVEIIAGDGAQLTVVSVQDWADDAVHHSAQHASVGRDAEVRHIAVSFGGLVRLSASVDYAAPGGSAELLGVYFADAGQHLEHRLFVDHNQPKTRSNVSYKGALQGKGAHTVWIGDVLIRKVAEGIETYEENRNLLLTDGAQADSVPNLEIETGEIEGAGHASTTGRFDDQQLFYLRSRGIPEDEARRLVVHAFFAEIIRRIGVPEVEDQLLAAVEAELAAHLKSITTTTES
- a CDS encoding MFS transporter, whose product is MSTTTSPSRELLRWRNAIFAIFFATGYAVASWMSRIPRLRDDLGASTGQMGLLVFTFSVGSIVSLSFSSHVIARFGARATIRTGLLMLAGGMLIAGLGTLAPNAPLIVAGLVVAGLGMGSTDVAMNFSGAAAERDLGKTVMPLFHAAFSFGTMAGAGVGALAAALGVPIAPQAVFAALLTAAIAATTVRIPLAAKPTDDDEPEPSFGERMAVWRHPATWAIGLVVLGMALTEGAANDWLALAAVDGRGMTDAQGAVVLGIFLTAMTVGRIAGVRVVDRIGRVRTVLATAIIAAVGLVAVIFVPHPVALYGGAALWGVGASLGFPLGMSAAADDPRNGAARVSAVATIGYLAFLAFPPLLGFLGDHIGILHTLLVVLVLIVAAALAAPSLRERARADRREMPEPTRRT